One window from the genome of Acidimicrobiales bacterium encodes:
- a CDS encoding serine hydrolase domain-containing protein — MSVPVGGTCAPRFAAVRSSFESNFTEHGELGGAVTVIVSGETVVDLWGGWADVARTRPWQADTLVNAYSVGKPIVALLLLQLVDAGDVGLDQPVARYWPDFAAHGKGEVTVRHALCHRAGVPAIRHPATNDDLWDFDRMCELLAATEPWWEAGERHAYHTNTFGHLVGGIVRQVTGELPGQRLRGIAEGLGAEVHFGLPDDEHDRCAEVHWDSPAPTRADPDDADLDDELRMVLLGYVNPPGYSSIGVVNTAAWRRAQVPSTNGHMTARGVARLYDAVLRGTLVGADTLAEAVRPQSSGFCPVLGQDVTFGLGFQPWTDHRPIGRTPAAYGHFGTGGSLGFADPSVDVAFGYVMNHVIPRWQSPRNRALVDAVYASL, encoded by the coding sequence ATGTCGGTGCCGGTCGGTGGTACGTGCGCGCCGCGCTTCGCCGCGGTGCGCAGCAGCTTCGAGTCGAACTTCACCGAGCACGGCGAGCTCGGCGGCGCCGTCACGGTCATCGTCTCCGGCGAGACCGTGGTCGACCTCTGGGGTGGCTGGGCCGACGTGGCCCGGACCCGTCCGTGGCAGGCCGACACGCTGGTCAACGCCTACTCGGTGGGCAAGCCCATCGTGGCGCTGCTGCTCCTGCAGCTGGTCGACGCCGGCGACGTTGGCCTCGACCAGCCCGTCGCCCGGTACTGGCCCGACTTCGCGGCCCACGGCAAGGGCGAGGTCACCGTCCGCCACGCCCTGTGCCACCGCGCCGGCGTCCCCGCCATCCGCCACCCCGCCACCAACGACGACCTGTGGGACTTCGACCGAATGTGCGAGCTGCTCGCCGCCACCGAGCCCTGGTGGGAGGCCGGCGAGCGCCACGCCTACCACACCAACACCTTCGGTCACCTCGTGGGTGGCATCGTCCGCCAGGTCACCGGAGAGCTACCAGGGCAGCGGCTGCGCGGCATCGCCGAGGGGCTCGGCGCCGAGGTCCACTTCGGGCTGCCCGACGACGAGCACGACCGCTGCGCCGAGGTCCACTGGGACAGCCCTGCGCCCACGAGGGCCGATCCAGACGACGCCGACCTCGACGATGAGCTCCGCATGGTGCTCCTCGGCTACGTCAACCCGCCCGGCTACTCGTCGATCGGGGTGGTCAACACCGCCGCGTGGCGACGGGCGCAGGTGCCCTCCACCAACGGGCACATGACGGCCCGAGGTGTCGCCCGCCTCTACGACGCCGTCCTTCGGGGCACCCTGGTCGGGGCCGACACCCTCGCCGAGGCGGTCCGCCCGCAGTCGTCGGGGTTCTGCCCCGTCCTCGGCCAGGACGTCACATTCGGGCTCGGGTTCCAGCCCTGGACCGACCACCGCCCCATCGGCCGTACCCCCGCCGCCTACGGCCACTTCGGCACCGGGGGCTCACTCGGCTTCGCCGACCCGTCGGTCGACGTGGCCTTCGGCTACGTGATGAACCACGTCATCCCCCGCTGGCAGAGCCCCCGCAACCGGGCCCTGGTGGACGCCGTGTACGCCTCGCTCTGA